ccgccgccgccatcccggcgccccgctcccccgccgcccgccgcggcaCTTCCGGCTCGCCCGCCGCGCCCAATCGGAGCGCCCGCTCGGCGTGACGTCACGAGAAAAGGGCGGGGGCAACCCGCGCCGGCAGGGCGGTGGCGGCGTGCGCGGTTGCCGCGGCAACGGGGGCGTGGCCTCGAGGAGCCCCGCCCCCTGCCGCCGTGCCCGGCGTCCCCCTGGTCCTagcgcccgcccgccgccggtgccggccccgcgccccccgcccccggctccccgcggGCCGTCCCCCGGGGCGGGCGTCCCGagcccgccgcgccccgcccggTCCCGCCCccgccctcctcctcccgcgCGGCCCCTTTAAGGCCTCGCCACGTCTGCGCTGCCCGCCCCGCTCCGAGATGGCGGCGGCCGGGAGGGGCTGAGCCCGGCGGTGGCGGCGCCCACCGGGGGCGGCGGCTTCAGCGCCACCGGGGCCCGGCCGGGAGCTCCGGGGCCGCTCCTCGGCTTCCGCAGCGTCCCCGCCATGAGGCCCGGCCCCCGCACAGacgcggccccggccccgggggcggcccggTGAAGGCCCCGTCCGGCGAAGGAAGGCTCCAGGGCCCCGGCCCGGCGAAGGTCCCGGGACCGGCCCGGTAAAGGCTCGGCAAAGGTCCGGCCCAGCGAAGGGAGGCTCCGTGGAGGCCGCCCGGTGAGGACCCGGTGAAGGAAGACTTGGGGGAGGCCGTCCGGTGAAGGCCCCGGGACCGGCCCGGTAAAGGCCCGGCCCAGCAAAgggaggctctggggaggctGCCCGGTGCCGCCCGGTGAAGGCCCCGTCCCGGTGAAGGCCCCGGTGCAggcccgtccccatccccgtccccgccATGCTGCGGCGGCTGCTGGAGCGGCCGTGCACGCTGGCCCTGCTGGTGGGCTGCCAGTTCGCCTTCGTCGCCTACTTCTCCCTGGGCGGCTTCCGCAACCTCACCTCGCTCTTCGgccgcgccgccggccccgtCTTCGACTACACCCGCACCCACGACGTCTACACCAACTTCAGCCGCCTgcagccgcccgccgcccgcctcgACGCCGACCCCGCGCAGCCGCCGCCCTACTGCCCCGAGCGCTCGCCCTTCCTCGGTGAGTCGGGGCCGGGTGGCTCTGAGCCCCCCTGGGGGATTCGGTGCGAGCTGGGGGGGGGATCCGCGTGTCCCCCGCCACGGGGACCGGCTGGTGGGGTTCGTCCCCGCTCGGTCACCATCGCCCCGTTTCCCCGCGCAGTCGGCCCGCTGACGGTGAGCTTCAGCCGGGTGCCCACGCTGGAGCAGATCCGGGCCAAGAACCCGGCGGTGCAGGCGGGGGGCCGCTACCAGCCGGCCGCCTGCGAGGCTCGCTCCCGCACCGCCGTCATCGTCCCCTACCGCAACCGCGAGAGCCACCTGGGCTACCTGCTCTACTACCTGCACCCCTTCCTGCAGCGCCAGCAGCTGCAGTACGGCATCTACCTGGTGCACCAGGTGAGTGCTGGGGGCCGGGGCTCGGCACCGGGGCTCGTGCCAGGGGGgtccagctgctcccagccgtCTTTTGCCCCCCAAACCCGTAGGCGGGCAACGGCACCTTCAACCGCGCCAAGCTGCTGAACGTGGGGGTGAAGGAGGCGCTGAAGGACGAGGAGTGGGACTGCCTCTTCCTGCACGACGTCGATCTCATCCCCGAGAACGACTACAACCTCTACACCTGCGACCCCTGGAACCCCAAGCACGTCTCGGTCGCCATGAACAAGTTTGGGTACAAGTAagtgctgggggtgggggggggggtaccCGGGCAgccggccccgctgcctgcctGGCTCAGCCGCTCGGCTCTCCCCGCAGCCTGCCCTACTCGCAGTACTTCGGGGGGGTCTCGGCTCTCACCCCGGATCAGTACATGAAGATCAACGGCTTCCCCAACGAGTACTGGGGCTGGGGCGGCGAGGACGATGACATTGCCACCAGGTAGGACACGGGGGGGTGCTGCCCGCCCCACTGCCCCCCTCGCTACCAGGAAAAGCGGTGTCCCCGTGTCCCATTTCTGCACGGGACAAAGGGTGTGGGTGGCTTCGCTGGCACGCTGGAGGGTGGCCAGGCTCCATGGGTGTGTCCTGGCATCCTGGTGATGTGGAGACTGTCGCAGGGTGCGCCTCGCTGGCATGAAGATCGTCCGCCCGCCCGTCTCCATCGGCCACTACAAGATGGTGAAGCACAAGGGCGACAAAGGCAACGAGGAGAACCCGCACAGGTGGGGAGCTGGCACGGGACCAGCACGGGGCCACCGGTGGGTGCCAGCGGGTGCCAGTGGGTGATGCTCTCGCTGTCCCCGCAGGTTCGACCTGCTGATCCGCACGCAGCGGATGTGGACGCAGGACGGGATGAACTCCCTCACCTACACGCTGCTGGCCAAGCACCTGCACCCGCTCTACACCAACCTGACCGTGGACATCGGCAGCGACCCCCGCGCCGGCCGAAGCCGCCAGGGCCCCGGCCGCGAGGGACAGAGGTACCGCAGCAGCAACAGCCCCTTCCGGGAGGAGATGCTGCGCAagctgccggggctgggggaccTCAGGCTGGCCCTGTCCCCGCGGCTGCCCACAGCGGGGAACGGCACCCGGGGCGGCGCTGGCTCTGCCGGGGGGGTCACCGAGCGCAGCCCCGAGGCGACCGGGGACGGCGGCAGCCTGGCTGTGGCAGAGGGGACCCTTCCCACACACGGGTACAACCAGAGCTGGCCACCGGGCCCCCGTTAACCCCCCCCTGTGTGAACTGTTGGCTGGGAACCGGCACCGTGA
This genomic window from Cygnus atratus isolate AKBS03 ecotype Queensland, Australia unplaced genomic scaffold, CAtr_DNAZoo_HiC_assembly HiC_scaffold_46, whole genome shotgun sequence contains:
- the B4GALT3 gene encoding beta-1,4-galactosyltransferase 3 isoform X2, coding for MLRRLLERPCTLALLVGCQFAFVAYFSLGGFRNLTSLFGRAAGPVFDYTRTHDVYTNFSRLQPPAARLDADPAQPPPYCPERSPFLVGPLTVSFSRVPTLEQIRAKNPAVQAGGRYQPAACEARSRTAVIVPYRNRESHLGYLLYYLHPFLQRQQLQYGIYLVHQAGNGTFNRAKLLNVGVKEALKDEEWDCLFLHDVDLIPENDYNLYTCDPWNPKHVSVAMNKFGYKVRLAGMKIVRPPVSIGHYKMVKHKGDKGNEENPHRFDLLIRTQRMWTQDGMNSLTYTLLAKHLHPLYTNLTVDIGSDPRAGRSRQGPGREGQRYRSSNSPFREEMLRKLPGLGDLRLALSPRLPTAGNGTRGGAGSAGGVTERSPEATGDGGSLAVAEGTLPTHGYNQSWPPGPR
- the B4GALT3 gene encoding beta-1,4-galactosyltransferase 3 isoform X1 codes for the protein MLRRLLERPCTLALLVGCQFAFVAYFSLGGFRNLTSLFGRAAGPVFDYTRTHDVYTNFSRLQPPAARLDADPAQPPPYCPERSPFLVGPLTVSFSRVPTLEQIRAKNPAVQAGGRYQPAACEARSRTAVIVPYRNRESHLGYLLYYLHPFLQRQQLQYGIYLVHQAGNGTFNRAKLLNVGVKEALKDEEWDCLFLHDVDLIPENDYNLYTCDPWNPKHVSVAMNKFGYNLPYSQYFGGVSALTPDQYMKINGFPNEYWGWGGEDDDIATRVRLAGMKIVRPPVSIGHYKMVKHKGDKGNEENPHRFDLLIRTQRMWTQDGMNSLTYTLLAKHLHPLYTNLTVDIGSDPRAGRSRQGPGREGQRYRSSNSPFREEMLRKLPGLGDLRLALSPRLPTAGNGTRGGAGSAGGVTERSPEATGDGGSLAVAEGTLPTHGYNQSWPPGPR